The DNA region CAACTCGCCGACGCCATCTGGGACCTGGCCTGGTCTGGCCGTCTGACGAACGACACGCTCGGCCCGATGCGCTCCCTCCTCGGCTCGGGCCGTACCGCGGGTTCCACCGCACACCGCGCGAAACGCACGGTGCCCCGCGGACGGTACGGAAGCCTGACGGCCGCCGCACGCCCCCAGTCCCGGACGGGCCCGCCGACCGTCGCGGGCCGCTGGTCGCTGCTCCCCGGTCTCGAACCCGACGCCACGGTCCGAGCCCATGCCCTGGCCCGTACCCTGCTCGACCGGCACGGCGTGGTCACCCGGGGCGCGGTCGCCGCGGAGGGCGTGGAGGGCGGCTTCTCCGCCGTCTACCGCATCCTGACCGCCTTCGAGGACAGCGGCCAGGCCCGCCGCGGCTATGTCGTGGAAGGGCTCGGCGCCGCCCAGTTCGCGATGGACGGCGCGGTGGACCGGCTGCGCGCGGCGGCCAACGCCCGTGAGCGGGGCGAGGCCCTGCCCGAGCCCGGGTTCCCGGGTATGCCCCTGCCCGGCGGCCGCCCGAGCGCACGCACACCGGGCCACGCCGACGGCCCCGCCGAACATCCTGACCCCTTCGACGACTTCGACGACACGGGCCTCCCTGCCTCCGAGGCTCTCCGGTCGGACAACGACCCGTACTCCTTGGGCCACGGTTCCGGAGCGCCCTTCCCCGGCGCCCCGACACCCGGCTCCGACCACCGATATCCGCCCCCTTTCACCGACACCCCGCGTACGGCCCCGCAGGCCTTCCCCGGAGGCCCCGCATCCCGTACCCGTGCGGGCAACGCCAACCGCGCCATCGTGCTGGCCGCCGCCGACCCCGCGAACGCCTACGGCGCGGCCCTCCCCTGGCCCGAGCCCCCCACCGGCGCCGGTCACAAGCCAGGCCGCAAGGCAGGCTCCCTGGTCGTGCTGGTGGACGGCGAGCTGACCCTCTACATGGAGCGCGGCGGCAAGACACTCCTGGCCTGGCCGTCCACCCTTGACGGCTCACCCTCCGACAGTTCACCTGCCGACGACTCGCCCTTGCACGACCCACGCCTGCGCACAGCCGCCGAGGCACTCGTCGCGGCCGCCCGCGCGGGATCCCTCGGCACGGTCACGGTGGAGCGGGTCAACGGCGCCTCCGCGCTGACATCCGCCTTCGGCACCCTCCTGGAAGGAGCCGGATTCCACGCGACCCCACGAGGGCTGCGCCTGCGCGCGTAAAGCAGCCCGCCCAGCGCCGGCCCGTCCCCTCCCCGGCCGCCCCCACCACACAAGACACCCCGCCCGCCCCGTGCCACCCTGGACCCCATGCCCGAAGGAGACACCGTCTGGCAGACCGCCCGGCGCCTGCACACCGCGCTCGCGGGCCACGTGCTCACCCGCTCCGACCTCCGGGTGCCCAAGTACGCCACGGCCGACCTCACCGGACGCACCGTCCTGGACGTCACCCCGCGCGGGAAACACCTGCTCACCCGTATCGAGGGCGGCCTGACGCTGCACTCGCATCTTCGGATGGACGGCTCCTGGAGGGTGTACGCCCCGGGCGAGCGCTGGAGCGGCGGCCCGGGCCACCAGATCAGGGTGATCCTCGGCACCGCCGACCGCACGGCCGTGGGCTACCGGCTCCCCGTACTGGATCTGCTCCGCACCACCGAAGAGGACCGCGCCGTCGGCCATCTCGGCCCCGATCTCCTGGGCCCGGACTGGGACCCCGAAAAGGCCCTGTCGAACCTCCTGCGCGACCCGGCCCGCCCCCTCGGTGAGGCCCTCCTCGACCAGCGCAACCTCGCCGGCATCGGAAACATCTACAAGAGCGAGCTCTGCTTCCTGCTCCGCGCGACCCCCTGGCTCCCCGTCGGCGACCTCCCCGCCGAACACGCCGCCCGTCTGCCCGCCCTCGCCAGGAAGCTCCTCGAAGCCAACCGCGACCGCCCGGCCCGCAGCACCACAGGCCGCCGCGACCAGAACCTGTACGTGTACGGCCGCGCTCCCCGCCCCTGCCTGCGCTGCCGCACCTCGATCCGCGCCGCCAACCAGGGCGACGGCTCCCGGGAGCGCCCCACGTACTGGTGCCCGACCTGCCAGCCGGGCCCTTCCCCACACCCCTGA from Streptomyces sp. NBC_00258 includes:
- a CDS encoding Fpg/Nei family DNA glycosylase; its protein translation is MPEGDTVWQTARRLHTALAGHVLTRSDLRVPKYATADLTGRTVLDVTPRGKHLLTRIEGGLTLHSHLRMDGSWRVYAPGERWSGGPGHQIRVILGTADRTAVGYRLPVLDLLRTTEEDRAVGHLGPDLLGPDWDPEKALSNLLRDPARPLGEALLDQRNLAGIGNIYKSELCFLLRATPWLPVGDLPAEHAARLPALARKLLEANRDRPARSTTGRRDQNLYVYGRAPRPCLRCRTSIRAANQGDGSRERPTYWCPTCQPGPSPHP